One window of the Maledivibacter sp. genome contains the following:
- a CDS encoding ABC transporter permease has translation MNLITIIKLSIKEILSNKLRSILTMLGVIIGVFSIIVLVSIGQGATSSITADLEKGANIIKINIFPEDPDKLMDYEETIKFYGQFKIKNISPVLTANDEVKYKDAKKSFSIIGADRSYIKLNDQKMSKGRFIVPLDIEYRHKVVAVNNMMVNTFFKGEDPLGKTIKINGENYQVVGIVGDKEASMFEMSQEEVYIPITTMQRVMGQKGINNIMIEAHDKEEVIKLSEKIKSSLDKLYPSKDEYSRQYYIFTPEEILKEVNKTTRILTLMLGGIAGISLLVGGIGIMNIMFVSVTERTREIGIRKAIGAQRKNILIQFLIESSVVSGVGGIIGILMGIGVSELITKFSPLETRVSLEIILFAFCFSLAVGIIFGIYPANRAAKLKPIDALRFE, from the coding sequence ATGAATTTAATTACGATTATAAAGCTTTCTATAAAGGAGATACTTTCTAATAAATTGAGATCCATCTTAACTATGTTGGGAGTAATAATAGGTGTTTTCTCAATAATAGTTTTGGTATCAATAGGTCAGGGAGCAACTTCAAGCATAACAGCAGATCTCGAAAAAGGTGCAAATATAATCAAGATAAATATTTTCCCAGAAGACCCTGATAAGCTTATGGATTATGAAGAAACTATAAAGTTTTATGGGCAGTTCAAGATAAAAAATATATCACCGGTCTTAACCGCTAATGATGAAGTTAAGTACAAGGATGCTAAAAAGAGCTTTTCTATAATAGGAGCCGATAGAAGCTATATAAAACTTAATGATCAAAAGATGTCAAAGGGAAGGTTTATAGTACCCCTTGATATAGAGTATCGTCATAAGGTTGTGGCAGTAAATAATATGATGGTTAATACCTTCTTCAAGGGTGAGGACCCACTTGGGAAAACTATAAAAATAAATGGAGAAAACTATCAGGTAGTAGGAATCGTTGGAGATAAGGAAGCATCAATGTTCGAAATGTCACAGGAAGAGGTATATATTCCAATCACAACAATGCAGAGGGTTATGGGTCAAAAGGGAATTAACAATATTATGATAGAAGCCCATGATAAAGAAGAAGTAATAAAGCTTTCTGAAAAAATAAAGAGTAGTTTAGATAAACTATATCCTTCTAAGGATGAATATTCGAGACAATATTATATTTTTACACCGGAGGAAATATTAAAAGAAGTTAATAAGACAACTAGAATTCTTACCTTAATGCTTGGAGGTATAGCAGGGATATCCCTACTTGTAGGGGGAATTGGGATTATGAATATAATGTTTGTATCCGTAACAGAAAGAACAAGGGAAATAGGGATTAGAAAGGCAATAGGGGCCCAAAGAAAGAATATACTTATACAATTTCTCATAGAATCCAGTGTAGTAAGTGGTGTGGGGGGAATAATCGGTATATTAATGGGAATCGGAGTTAGTGAACTTATCACTAAGTTTTCCCCTTTAGAAACAAGGGTCAGCTTGGAAATCATTTTATTTGCTTTTTGCTTTTCATTAGCCGTAGGAATTATCTTCGGCATATATCCAGCTAATAGGGCAGCTAAATTAAAGCCTATTGATGCTTTAAGATTTGAGTAA
- a CDS encoding PocR ligand-binding domain-containing protein, with translation MVNMFLLKDIIDVDILQEIQDRYAEATGFAAVTVDYRGKPITRYSNFSNFCKLIRKDEQCRYACYQSDAHGGLEAARTEKPAIYKCPMGLVDFAVPIIVKGQYLGSILSGQAKLKDDELLKLDNITRRIRNWTDNPEIVKAYDEICITPYDKVVAAAHMMFYMSNYIVEKAMITLIQEELNGKNIKLLEQMKIRGELQKALNDAELKALQSQINPHFLFNVLNTIGRLSLIEKAPRTQEIVYSLAEMLRYTLKNKSKIVLLEDAILHIERYLKIQSIRFGNRIKFEIDIPQGINKVKLPFMTLQPFVENAIIHGLEPKESGGSIKVVGYSIEESIMIEISDDGVGIDNDKLKIILDDSKNNSSISKSTGIGISNVSKRLKHYYGDKCSIEIKSSIDEGTLVKLLIPKT, from the coding sequence ATGGTGAATATGTTTCTTCTTAAAGACATTATTGATGTTGATATTTTGCAGGAAATCCAAGACAGATATGCAGAAGCCACGGGTTTTGCAGCTGTAACAGTGGATTATAGAGGCAAACCCATAACGAGATACAGTAATTTTTCCAATTTTTGCAAACTTATAAGAAAGGACGAACAATGTAGATATGCATGTTATCAATCCGATGCCCATGGAGGCTTAGAAGCAGCAAGAACAGAAAAACCTGCTATTTATAAATGCCCTATGGGGTTAGTAGACTTTGCCGTACCTATAATTGTAAAGGGTCAGTATTTGGGGTCCATATTGTCAGGTCAAGCGAAGTTGAAGGATGATGAATTGCTAAAGCTAGATAATATCACTAGACGAATAAGAAATTGGACTGATAATCCCGAGATAGTTAAGGCCTATGATGAAATATGCATAACCCCTTATGATAAGGTAGTAGCTGCTGCACATATGATGTTCTATATGTCAAATTATATTGTTGAAAAGGCTATGATTACTTTAATACAAGAAGAACTAAATGGCAAAAATATAAAGCTGTTGGAACAAATGAAAATTCGTGGGGAACTTCAAAAGGCCTTAAATGATGCAGAACTAAAGGCATTGCAGTCCCAGATAAATCCCCATTTTTTATTTAATGTTCTAAATACCATAGGAAGACTTTCCTTAATTGAAAAAGCTCCTAGAACACAGGAAATCGTTTACTCCTTAGCCGAGATGCTAAGGTATACATTGAAGAATAAAAGCAAAATAGTGTTATTGGAAGATGCAATTCTTCACATTGAAAGATATCTAAAAATACAATCTATAAGGTTTGGAAATAGAATAAAATTTGAAATAGATATCCCTCAAGGGATAAATAAAGTAAAGCTTCCCTTTATGACATTACAACCATTTGTAGAAAATGCTATTATTCATGGCTTAGAACCTAAGGAATCCGGTGGAAGTATTAAGGTTGTCGGATATAGCATAGAAGAAAGTATAATGATTGAAATAAGTGATGATGGAGTAGGTATTGATAATGATAAGCTGAAAATTATTTTAGATGACAGTAAAAATAATAGTAGTATAAGTAAATCAACTGGTATAGGTATTAGTAATGTAAGTAAAAGATTAAAGCATTACTATGGGGATAAATGCAGTATAGAAATCAAGAGCAGTATAGACGAGGGTACCCTGGTGAAGCTTTTAATACCAAAAACATAG
- a CDS encoding response regulator has protein sequence MFKVLLADDEYLERYALNIIISEGIKDVSIVGEACCGRQAVELCEKFNPDIIFMDIKMPGMDGIEATKIIKAKNKEKIVIILTAYDEFELAQRALKVKADDYILKPARPQVILDTMRKYMDRIEMGYVISQVEIQSLINNISHGDYNKSREKLNEIFSSIYSQYFKDNKGFKLNVRSILDGIQYAYDKIGLKTTRIIDSEFDFKISSMNNAFEVRKWLFQILEKIFNEIIDQKICCSNDSLFLAMNYIEKNYQKGITLKDVARYVNLNPSYLSKFFKKELDINISTYITERRINKAKELLENTDMPILNIAVDLSYNESNYFSKVFKKIVGITPSEYRNKKRLEKQSRLKSNLMTKYVHTSNGKWQI, from the coding sequence ATGTTTAAAGTGCTTTTGGCTGATGATGAATATTTAGAAAGATATGCACTAAACATCATTATAAGTGAAGGCATAAAAGATGTAAGCATTGTAGGAGAAGCTTGTTGTGGAAGACAAGCGGTTGAGTTATGTGAAAAATTCAATCCTGATATTATATTTATGGATATAAAAATGCCTGGAATGGATGGTATTGAAGCAACTAAAATAATTAAAGCTAAGAATAAAGAAAAAATAGTTATTATACTTACTGCCTATGATGAGTTTGAACTTGCCCAAAGAGCCTTAAAGGTTAAAGCAGACGATTATATACTAAAGCCAGCTAGACCACAAGTGATTCTAGATACAATGAGAAAATATATGGATAGGATTGAAATGGGGTATGTTATTTCACAGGTAGAGATTCAAAGCTTGATAAATAATATAAGCCATGGTGACTATAACAAATCGAGGGAGAAATTGAATGAAATATTCAGTAGTATATATTCCCAGTATTTTAAGGATAATAAAGGATTTAAATTAAATGTGAGAAGTATACTTGATGGAATTCAATATGCATATGACAAAATCGGTTTGAAAACCACAAGAATTATAGATAGTGAATTTGATTTTAAGATTTCATCAATGAATAATGCCTTTGAGGTTAGAAAATGGCTATTTCAAATATTAGAAAAAATATTTAATGAGATAATAGATCAAAAAATATGTTGTTCTAATGACTCCCTATTTCTTGCCATGAATTATATAGAAAAAAATTATCAAAAGGGCATAACCTTGAAGGATGTAGCCCGGTATGTAAATTTAAATCCCAGTTATTTGAGTAAATTCTTCAAGAAGGAGCTTGATATTAATATTAGTACATATATTACGGAACGTAGAATCAACAAAGCCAAGGAGCTGTTAGAAAATACGGATATGCCAATACTAAATATCGCTGTAGATCTATCCTACAATGAATCAAACTATTTTAGTAAGGTTTTTAAAAAGATAGTAGGGATCACTCCTTCTGAGTATAGAAATAAAAAAAGATTGGAAAAACAGAGTCGGCTAAAAAGTAATCTTATGACCAAATATGTACATACTTCAAATGGAAAGTGGCAGATATGA
- a CDS encoding methyl-accepting chemotaxis protein: protein MKSIGTKLIIYITVLLLVVCASLGILVEIFAARSLTQSINESLTQIASQAAMIVESRITGEFNTLKIIAADSSLKDEKITWKNKSLMLNDEAKKLGYLRMGTVDKNGMLHSTNGKISDIKGRNYFKEAMSGKNVISDPIISKVDDTLVIVFAVPIKEGSRVLGVLTATMDAAHWSAITNDITYGKTGKTFMINKDGVKIAHGDINLVKQRDNDFENFKNNPSLKSLVELQKEMVAGKSGVGRYEYNGVDKYLGYAPIKSMGASIAIALEKNEVFGVQDKFNRILIMAAIAVLAIGSIVVYYISRKIITPINEGTKHLELMANLDITKDAPKKYIKSKDEIGRLARALDLITNNLRNALSLVADSSEQVASASEELTATAEQSTMASEHIASVSTEVAQSSDGQLSRVLSVTSAMEEISASIEEVSSNAQVINDVSSKVFDRSNIGKEEMRKVSMQMDSINNSTKEVQKSLLDVTNSSNKMNEIVNVIKDIAEQTNLLALNAAIEAARAGEQGRGFAVVAEEVRKLAEESQKATEEINNLIIENQTNIDNAKVTMEEGMRNVKNGIATVGIAEDTFNEISVLVDNVNTQIGIITASISEVAKESQHVVLSANGIEKSSKEVAGQIQNVSAATEEQTASMEEITSTSQTLSQLSQELHEMIAKFKF from the coding sequence ATGAAAAGTATAGGCACTAAACTGATAATCTATATCACGGTTTTATTGTTGGTTGTTTGTGCAAGTTTAGGTATTTTAGTCGAAATTTTTGCAGCTAGATCATTAACTCAGAGTATAAACGAGTCTTTAACTCAAATAGCATCACAAGCCGCAATGATTGTAGAAAGTCGCATTACAGGAGAGTTTAATACACTTAAAATTATAGCTGCTGACAGTAGTTTAAAGGATGAAAAAATAACATGGAAAAACAAGTCTCTAATGCTGAATGATGAAGCAAAAAAATTGGGATATTTAAGAATGGGTACTGTAGATAAAAATGGAATGCTTCATTCAACAAATGGTAAGATCTCGGATATCAAGGGTCGTAATTATTTTAAAGAAGCCATGTCGGGTAAAAATGTAATATCAGATCCTATAATTAGCAAGGTGGATGATACTCTTGTTATTGTATTCGCAGTGCCTATTAAAGAGGGAAGCAGGGTTTTAGGTGTTTTAACAGCAACCATGGATGCTGCTCATTGGAGTGCTATTACTAATGATATTACCTATGGAAAAACAGGGAAGACATTTATGATTAATAAGGACGGTGTTAAAATAGCCCACGGTGATATTAATTTAGTTAAACAAAGGGATAATGATTTTGAAAATTTTAAAAATAATCCAAGTCTTAAGTCTTTGGTAGAGTTGCAAAAGGAAATGGTAGCTGGAAAAAGTGGAGTAGGACGATATGAATACAATGGTGTTGATAAATATTTGGGATATGCACCAATAAAAAGTATGGGAGCATCGATTGCAATTGCTTTAGAAAAAAATGAAGTGTTTGGGGTCCAGGATAAATTTAATAGAATTTTGATTATGGCGGCAATAGCTGTTTTAGCCATTGGAAGTATAGTGGTTTATTATATTAGTAGAAAAATAATAACACCAATCAACGAAGGGACAAAGCATCTTGAGTTAATGGCTAATCTTGACATCACAAAGGATGCTCCCAAAAAATATATAAAAAGTAAGGATGAGATAGGACGTCTAGCCAGGGCTTTAGATCTTATAACTAATAATTTACGTAATGCCTTGAGTCTGGTTGCTGATTCATCGGAACAGGTGGCATCGGCTTCTGAGGAGCTTACGGCAACAGCAGAGCAATCTACAATGGCATCTGAACACATTGCATCGGTTTCTACTGAAGTGGCACAAAGCTCCGATGGACAATTAAGTCGGGTTTTAAGTGTGACTTCAGCAATGGAAGAAATATCAGCAAGTATTGAAGAAGTATCAAGTAATGCACAGGTAATTAATGATGTAAGCAGTAAAGTTTTTGATAGATCAAATATTGGTAAGGAAGAAATGAGAAAGGTTAGTATGCAAATGGACAGCATTAACAATAGTACAAAGGAAGTACAAAAATCCTTATTAGATGTTACTAACAGCTCTAATAAAATGAATGAGATAGTTAATGTAATAAAGGATATAGCAGAACAGACAAATCTTTTAGCACTTAATGCAGCTATAGAAGCTGCTAGGGCAGGGGAGCAAGGCCGGGGGTTTGCTGTTGTGGCAGAAGAGGTAAGAAAACTAGCTGAGGAATCACAGAAGGCTACAGAAGAAATAAACAACTTAATAATAGAAAACCAAACCAATATAGATAATGCTAAAGTTACTATGGAAGAAGGTATGAGAAATGTAAAAAATGGAATTGCAACTGTAGGTATTGCAGAAGACACTTTTAATGAGATATCCGTCTTAGTTGACAATGTTAATACTCAAATAGGAATTATTACAGCTTCTATTTCTGAAGTGGCAAAGGAGAGTCAGCATGTAGTTCTATCGGCTAATGGAATAGAAAAATCAAGTAAAGAAGTGGCGGGACAGATCCAAAACGTATCGGCGGCAACTGAGGAGCAAACTGCATCAATGGAAGAGATCACTTCAACAAGTCAAACTTTATCACAGCTTTCACAAGAACTACATGAAATGATTGCAAAGTTTAAATTTTAG
- a CDS encoding BMC domain-containing protein: protein MGNEALGMVETKGLVGSIEAADAMVKAANVQLIGCEKIGHGLVTVMVRGDVGAVKAAADAGAAAAQKVGEVVSIHVIPRPHTDVEKMLHTK, encoded by the coding sequence ATGGGCAATGAGGCACTAGGAATGGTTGAAACAAAAGGATTAGTAGGATCAATTGAAGCTGCAGATGCAATGGTTAAAGCTGCAAATGTTCAACTAATTGGCTGCGAAAAAATTGGACACGGACTGGTGACAGTAATGGTTAGGGGAGATGTTGGAGCAGTAAAGGCCGCTGCAGATGCGGGGGCTGCTGCGGCTCAAAAAGTTGGAGAAGTTGTATCGATACATGTGATTCCAAGACCACATACTGATGTGGAAAAAATGTTACATACAAAGTAG
- a CDS encoding ABC transporter ATP-binding protein → MIVMKDIRKTYKTGALEVEVLKGISIVVEQGEFVSIIGSSGSGKSTLMNIMGCLDTYTAGEYLLDSKDINAYDEKELAIVRNKKIGFIFQKFNLLSKLNAYENVELPLLYRGIDKDERKTRVLESLKMVGLGDRLKHRPSEMSGGQQQRVAIARALAGKPPLILADEPTGNLDSKSSEEVMDMLVDLNKKGITIVLITHDNEVAKLANRIIEIKDGEIVDEIN, encoded by the coding sequence ATTATAGTAATGAAGGATATAAGAAAAACGTATAAAACAGGGGCCCTAGAGGTGGAGGTTCTTAAGGGAATTTCAATAGTTGTAGAACAAGGAGAGTTCGTTTCCATAATCGGATCCAGTGGGTCGGGTAAATCTACACTAATGAACATAATGGGCTGTTTGGATACATATACTGCAGGGGAATATTTATTGGACTCTAAGGATATTAATGCCTATGATGAAAAGGAATTGGCCATTGTTAGAAATAAGAAGATAGGATTTATATTTCAGAAATTTAATTTGCTTTCAAAATTAAATGCCTACGAAAATGTTGAACTTCCATTATTATATAGGGGTATAGACAAGGATGAAAGAAAGACAAGGGTATTGGAATCATTGAAGATGGTAGGGCTTGGCGATAGATTAAAGCATAGACCCTCTGAAATGTCGGGAGGTCAACAGCAAAGGGTAGCCATAGCAAGGGCCTTAGCGGGAAAGCCTCCATTGATTCTTGCGGATGAGCCAACGGGAAATCTAGATAGTAAATCCAGTGAGGAAGTAATGGATATGTTAGTAGACCTAAATAAAAAGGGAATCACAATTGTGCTAATAACCCATGACAATGAGGTTGCCAAATTGGCCAATAGAATAATTGAGATAAAAGATGGGGAAATTGTGGATGAAATAAATTAG
- a CDS encoding HlyD family efflux transporter periplasmic adaptor subunit: MKKKYLKIGAIIIVIFIIALGLFFYFKGKSDAKEMANLEKNNLEANNTAVVEIGNIQTSITGNGNVKSKIVKELKTQNNGAVAKVYVEEGQRVDKGDIILELRNESDDISINQSSLDIFEAENRLKKLKEDAENLTIKAPFSGIVTEISGEEGDKVSSDQKYLRIIDKSVLEAVVPFNKKQVEKMKVGDKANVVVLGSYQTLEGKVTKISQQGFGGKNGGLLHNVTVEVKNPGALAEGMEVKVDINKGGFSYYAIEQINKLKWKTNKIVEFKIDGTLDNISVEQDQKVSKGDILGKISNEDYLRDIEVQEKRVRNNRLELGKKKKELDDDIIYSPIAGTVIGMNVVSGENITSDDTATKIADLDNLKITIPVDELDILKVKKGQDAIIDVSALKGKAFNGKVTDISQEGNIQNGVSTFDVTISIDEPKDLKLGMSANVKILLGSKENVLLVPVDYIDEKEDKYYIQVKNNDGETKETEVELGLVSKDFAEIVSDNLKEGDIIWKGIGY; the protein is encoded by the coding sequence GTGAAAAAGAAATATTTGAAAATTGGAGCTATAATCATTGTAATATTTATAATAGCTTTGGGATTATTTTTCTATTTTAAGGGAAAGTCAGATGCTAAGGAAATGGCGAATCTAGAAAAAAACAACTTGGAAGCTAATAATACTGCAGTTGTCGAAATCGGGAATATACAAACTAGTATTACCGGAAATGGAAATGTGAAATCAAAAATAGTGAAGGAACTAAAGACCCAAAACAATGGAGCAGTTGCTAAAGTATATGTTGAAGAAGGGCAAAGAGTGGACAAAGGGGATATAATATTAGAGCTTAGAAATGAATCGGATGACATAAGTATAAATCAAAGTAGTCTAGATATATTTGAAGCAGAAAATAGATTAAAAAAATTAAAGGAAGATGCTGAAAATTTAACCATTAAGGCTCCTTTTTCCGGGATTGTGACTGAAATTTCTGGGGAAGAGGGAGATAAGGTTTCTTCTGATCAAAAATATCTAAGGATTATTGATAAAAGTGTACTGGAAGCAGTTGTACCATTCAATAAGAAACAAGTGGAAAAGATGAAGGTCGGAGATAAAGCAAATGTTGTTGTATTAGGAAGCTATCAAACCCTTGAGGGGAAAGTTACTAAGATAAGTCAGCAAGGCTTTGGAGGAAAAAATGGTGGACTTTTGCATAATGTAACCGTTGAAGTTAAAAATCCAGGAGCCTTAGCTGAGGGTATGGAAGTTAAAGTGGATATAAACAAGGGTGGATTTTCCTATTACGCAATTGAACAAATAAATAAATTGAAATGGAAAACTAATAAAATTGTAGAATTTAAGATAGATGGAACATTAGATAATATAAGTGTCGAGCAAGACCAGAAGGTTAGTAAAGGTGATATTTTAGGTAAAATTAGTAATGAAGATTATTTAAGGGATATAGAGGTGCAAGAAAAACGTGTAAGAAATAATAGGCTTGAGCTTGGTAAGAAAAAGAAGGAACTTGATGATGATATCATATATTCGCCTATTGCCGGAACCGTAATAGGTATGAATGTTGTTTCAGGTGAAAATATAACTTCAGATGATACAGCGACTAAAATTGCTGATTTAGATAATTTAAAAATAACTATTCCAGTAGATGAATTGGATATACTTAAAGTAAAAAAAGGACAGGATGCTATTATTGATGTATCTGCTTTAAAGGGAAAAGCCTTCAATGGGAAAGTAACGGATATCTCTCAAGAGGGAAATATTCAAAATGGAGTTTCTACCTTTGATGTAACAATAAGTATAGATGAGCCTAAGGATTTAAAATTGGGTATGAGTGCTAATGTGAAGATCCTATTAGGTTCAAAGGAAAATGTATTATTAGTACCAGTAGATTATATTGATGAAAAAGAAGATAAATATTATATACAGGTGAAAAATAATGATGGAGAAACTAAGGAAACTGAAGTTGAGCTTGGATTAGTATCTAAGGACTTTGCAGAAATAGTATCTGATAATCTGAAAGAAGGAGATATTATATGGAAAGGAATTGGATATTAA